The Caldibacillus debilis DSM 16016 genome includes a region encoding these proteins:
- a CDS encoding patatin-like phospholipase family protein has product MLVHGVFSGGGVKGIAFIGAYQVLEEKGIRFDQVAGTSAGALFASLIAAGYTSEELFQMFSDLDFRDFLDETDALAAIPIIRWVPLYWRLGLYKGKALEKWIAGRLWKKGIHTFSDLPPNALRLIASDLTNGTMMVLPDDLPRYGLSWKTFPVAKAVRISCSLPYFFEPVRLKTEKGKVVLVDGGVLSNFPVWLFEEGRMQRKRPIIGIKLSQEKEVIPPKRIKNALHLFEALFTTMMDAHDARYISKKHTANLIFIPTDGINATDFSLSEEKKNTLLQIGRERTKEFLKTWRRVF; this is encoded by the coding sequence ATGCTTGTTCACGGGGTTTTTTCGGGAGGCGGTGTCAAGGGGATCGCCTTTATCGGAGCGTACCAGGTTTTGGAAGAGAAGGGGATCCGGTTCGATCAAGTCGCGGGGACGAGCGCGGGTGCCTTGTTCGCTTCCCTGATCGCCGCCGGGTATACGAGCGAGGAACTTTTTCAAATGTTTTCGGATTTGGATTTCCGGGATTTTTTGGATGAGACGGATGCCCTTGCTGCTATTCCGATTATCCGCTGGGTGCCTTTATATTGGCGGCTCGGCCTCTACAAGGGAAAGGCGCTGGAAAAATGGATCGCCGGCCGTCTGTGGAAGAAGGGGATCCATACCTTCAGCGATCTGCCCCCGAACGCTTTGCGGCTGATCGCCTCCGATTTGACCAACGGGACGATGATGGTTTTGCCCGACGATCTTCCCCGGTACGGCCTGTCGTGGAAAACCTTCCCGGTGGCCAAGGCGGTGCGCATCAGCTGCAGCCTCCCTTACTTTTTTGAACCGGTCCGGCTGAAGACGGAAAAGGGGAAGGTCGTTTTGGTGGACGGCGGGGTTTTAAGCAATTTTCCGGTTTGGCTTTTCGAAGAGGGAAGGATGCAAAGGAAGCGCCCGATCATCGGCATAAAGCTGAGCCAGGAAAAGGAAGTGATTCCGCCGAAGCGGATCAAAAACGCCTTGCATCTCTTTGAGGCCCTGTTTACGACGATGATGGACGCCCATGATGCCCGCTACATTTCCAAAAAACACACCGCGAACCTCATTTTTATTCCGACGGATGGGATAAACGCCACCGATTTTTCCTTGTCGGAGGAGAAAAAAAACACCCTCCTGCAGATCGGGAGGGAGAGGACGAAGGAATTTTTGAAAACGTGGCGCCGGGTGTTTTAA
- a CDS encoding SA1362 family protein has product MKKGAKWAIYGIFLLALIGLASSLSGSSGRWMNHLLALIFIGGILFFLVRYFLLRNDPKRKEMASFRKAARLSRKRFENRRELKGRKMKRPPLRKKSGVRLTVIEGKKGKRENL; this is encoded by the coding sequence ATGAAAAAAGGAGCGAAGTGGGCGATTTACGGAATCTTCCTCCTCGCCCTGATCGGTTTGGCATCCTCCCTGTCCGGCAGCTCCGGCCGGTGGATGAATCACCTGCTGGCCCTGATCTTCATCGGCGGGATCCTGTTTTTCCTCGTCCGTTATTTCCTCCTTCGGAACGATCCGAAACGGAAGGAAATGGCGTCCTTCCGAAAGGCGGCCCGCCTGTCGCGGAAACGTTTTGAAAACCGGCGGGAATTGAAAGGCCGAAAAATGAAACGCCCGCCCCTCCGGAAAAAAAGCGGCGTCCGTTTGACGGTCATTGAAGGAAAGAAGGGAAAAAGGGAAAACCTTTAA
- a CDS encoding YqhR family membrane protein, producing the protein MKKLEREKEKPFSFRRTVVSAGFGGGVIWSLAGYLAYFFNFTEIRPNMLWKPWVHAGWKAGWIGDLAAVLAIGILGIAAAFLYYFSLRNVPSVWAGVLYGGVLFVFVFYLLNPLLPGFNPPWKLDANTIVTSLCLYVLFGMFVGYTISYEYGEYKRERKGGQGAGSG; encoded by the coding sequence GTGAAAAAGTTGGAACGGGAGAAGGAAAAACCTTTTTCCTTTCGTCGGACGGTTGTCTCTGCCGGCTTTGGCGGCGGCGTCATTTGGTCCTTGGCCGGTTATCTCGCCTATTTTTTCAATTTTACGGAGATCCGGCCGAACATGCTGTGGAAACCTTGGGTCCACGCCGGGTGGAAGGCCGGCTGGATCGGGGACTTGGCCGCCGTTTTGGCCATCGGGATCCTGGGGATCGCCGCCGCCTTTCTCTATTATTTTTCCTTGCGGAACGTTCCTTCCGTCTGGGCGGGGGTCCTATACGGGGGAGTGCTGTTCGTCTTCGTCTTTTATTTGCTGAACCCGCTCCTTCCCGGTTTTAATCCGCCGTGGAAATTGGATGCGAACACGATTGTCACGAGCCTTTGCCTGTATGTGCTGTTCGGGATGTTTGTCGGCTATACGATCTCCTACGAGTACGGCGAGTACAAGCGGGAGCGGAAAGGGGGGCAGGGCGCGGGGAGCGGATGA
- the aroQ gene encoding type II 3-dehydroquinate dehydratase, with amino-acid sequence MKSVWVINGPNLNLLGKREPEIYGQKTLADLESLLRKKAEEHGIRLVFRQSNHEGQIIDWLHEANGDKTALGIILNPGAFTHYSYAIFDAVKAIEVPVFEVHLTNIFAREPFRSRSVIAPAAAGHICGAGFYGYELALQFFIDLRKRRGENGKAGEDPEKNQ; translated from the coding sequence ATGAAGAGCGTTTGGGTGATCAACGGACCGAACTTAAATCTGCTCGGCAAAAGGGAACCGGAGATCTACGGGCAAAAAACCCTCGCCGATTTGGAAAGCCTATTGAGGAAAAAGGCGGAAGAACATGGCATCCGGCTGGTGTTCAGGCAGTCGAACCATGAAGGGCAGATCATCGACTGGCTCCATGAGGCAAACGGGGACAAAACGGCCCTCGGCATCATCTTGAATCCGGGCGCCTTCACCCATTACAGCTACGCCATTTTTGACGCGGTGAAAGCCATTGAAGTCCCCGTATTTGAAGTCCATTTGACCAACATCTTCGCCCGGGAACCTTTCCGGAGCCGGTCGGTCATCGCGCCGGCCGCAGCCGGCCATATCTGCGGGGCCGGTTTTTACGGCTACGAACTTGCCCTGCAATTCTTTATTGACTTGAGAAAGAGGAGAGGCGAAAATGGAAAAGCTGGAGAAGATCCGGAAAAAAATCAGTGA
- a CDS encoding M24 family metallopeptidase, whose protein sequence is MEKLEKIRKKISELGVDGLLIMSPSNRRYVSGFTGTAGAALITLDEAFFITDFRYVEQAKKQAPDFTVVRHKGSIIEEVKNLCSRKGWKRIGFEEQHVTYALYREMENRLPAELVPVSGAVEKLRLIKSEAEIKIIKVAADIADAAFKHILDYIKPGVTEMEVANELEHFMKKCGASAVSFETIVASGHRSALPHGVASEKVIEKGDMVTLDYGAVYQGYVSDITRTVSVGEPSDTLKEIYGIVLEAQRKGVEAIRPGMTGKEADAVCRSYIAEKGYGEYFGHSTGHGIGLEVHEGPALSERSDEVLAENMVVTVEPGIYLPGVGGVRIEDDILLSEKENIRLTHSTKELIVL, encoded by the coding sequence ATGGAAAAGCTGGAGAAGATCCGGAAAAAAATCAGTGAATTGGGCGTGGACGGCTTGCTCATCATGAGTCCGTCCAACCGGCGTTACGTATCCGGTTTTACCGGGACGGCGGGAGCGGCGCTGATCACGCTGGACGAGGCCTTTTTCATTACCGATTTCCGCTACGTGGAGCAGGCGAAAAAGCAAGCCCCGGATTTCACCGTCGTCCGCCACAAAGGCTCCATCATCGAGGAAGTGAAAAATCTTTGCAGCCGCAAGGGCTGGAAACGGATCGGATTCGAGGAGCAGCACGTGACCTACGCGCTGTACCGGGAGATGGAAAACCGGCTGCCGGCGGAGCTCGTTCCCGTCTCCGGCGCCGTGGAAAAATTGCGATTGATTAAAAGCGAAGCGGAGATTAAGATAATAAAGGTGGCAGCCGATATTGCCGACGCGGCGTTCAAGCATATTCTCGATTACATAAAACCGGGCGTTACCGAAATGGAAGTGGCCAACGAACTCGAGCATTTTATGAAAAAATGCGGCGCATCCGCCGTCTCCTTCGAAACGATCGTCGCCTCCGGCCACCGCTCCGCCTTGCCCCACGGGGTTGCCTCGGAAAAGGTCATCGAAAAGGGGGATATGGTTACCCTCGATTACGGGGCCGTCTACCAGGGCTATGTTTCCGACATTACCCGCACCGTGAGCGTCGGCGAGCCGTCCGACACCTTGAAGGAAATTTACGGCATCGTGCTGGAAGCCCAACGGAAAGGGGTGGAAGCGATCCGGCCGGGGATGACCGGGAAGGAAGCGGACGCCGTTTGCCGCAGCTATATTGCCGAAAAAGGCTACGGGGAATATTTCGGCCATTCCACCGGACACGGAATCGGCCTCGAAGTTCATGAAGGGCCCGCCCTATCGGAAAGATCCGATGAGGTGTTGGCGGAAAACATGGTCGTGACCGTCGAACCGGGCATCTATCTTCCGGGAGTCGGGGGCGTCCGCATCGAAGACGACATCCTTCTCTCGGAAAAGGAAAATATTCGGCTGACCCATTCCACCAAGGAACTGATCGTACTTTAG
- the efp gene encoding elongation factor P — protein MISVNDFRNGLTIEVDGEIYRVLEFQHVKPGKGAAFVRSRLRNLRNGNIVEKTFRAGEKVERAQIDNRKMQYLYSTGDTYIFMDTETYEQVELSAKQIEYELKFLKENMEVSVIMYQGETIGVELPNTVVLTVVETEPGIKGDTVSGGTKPAKLETGLVVQVPLFVNEGDKLIINTADGTYVSRA, from the coding sequence ATGATCTCTGTGAACGATTTTCGCAACGGCCTGACGATCGAAGTGGACGGCGAGATCTACCGGGTGCTCGAATTCCAGCATGTGAAGCCCGGAAAGGGTGCCGCCTTCGTCCGTTCGCGGCTGCGCAATTTGCGCAACGGAAATATCGTCGAGAAAACCTTCCGCGCCGGCGAAAAAGTGGAGCGGGCGCAAATCGACAATCGGAAAATGCAGTACCTGTATTCCACCGGCGATACATATATTTTTATGGACACCGAAACCTATGAACAGGTGGAATTGTCGGCGAAGCAAATCGAGTACGAACTGAAATTTTTAAAGGAAAACATGGAAGTTTCCGTCATCATGTATCAAGGGGAGACGATCGGCGTCGAACTGCCGAACACCGTCGTCTTGACCGTCGTGGAAACCGAGCCCGGCATTAAGGGGGATACGGTGAGCGGCGGAACGAAGCCGGCCAAACTGGAAACCGGCCTCGTCGTCCAAGTTCCCCTTTTCGTCAACGAAGGGGACAAGCTGATCATCAACACGGCGGACGGCACCTATGTTTCCCGGGCGTAA